A genomic stretch from Perognathus longimembris pacificus isolate PPM17 chromosome 5, ASM2315922v1, whole genome shotgun sequence includes:
- the Pde9a gene encoding high affinity cGMP-specific 3',5'-cyclic phosphodiesterase 9A isoform X4, whose protein sequence is MREELAARSNRTSCPCKYSFLDPNKKLKPRRDVPAYPKYLLSPETVEALRKPTFDVWLWEPNEMLSCLEHMYHDLGLVRDFSINPVTLRRWLLCVHDNYRDNPFHNFRHCFCVTQMMYSMVWLCGLQEKLSQMDILVLMTAAICHDLDHPGYNNTYQVNARTELAVRYNDISPLENHHCAVAFQILAQPECNIFSRVPPDGFRQIRQGMITLILATDMARHAEIMDSFKEKMENFDYSNEEHMTLLKMILIKCCDISNEVRPMEVAEPWVDCLLEEYFMQSDREKSEGLPVAPFMDRDKVTKATAQIGFIKFVLIPMFETVTKLFPVVKELMLQPLWESRDHYEALQRVEDAVSELQKKTETLMSGNADNSRDAQRRENP, encoded by the exons TACCTGCTCTCTCCGGAGACCGTCGAGGCCCTGCGGAAGCCCACCTTTGACGTCTGGCTTTGGGAGCCCAACGAG ATGCTGAGCTGCCTGGAGCACATGTACCACGACCTGGGCCTGGTCCGGGACTTCAGCATCAACCCCGTCACGCTCCGGCGGTGGCTG CTCTGCGTCCACGACAACTACCGGGACAACCCGTTCCACAACTTCCGGCACTGCTTCTGCGTGACGCAGATGATGTACAGCATGGTGTGGCTCTGCGGGCTGCAG GAGAAGCTCTCCCAAATGGACATTCTGGTCCTGATGACCGCCGCCATCTGCCACGACCTCGACCACCCGGGATACAACAACAC GTACCAGGTCAACGCCCGCACGGAGCTGGCGGTGCGCTACAACGACATCTCGCCCCTGGAGAACCACCACTGCGCCGTGGCCTTCCAGATCCTGGCGCAGCCCGAGTGCAACATCTTCTCCCGCGTCCCGCCCGACGGCTTCCGGCAGATCCGGCag GGGATGATCACGCTGATCCTCGCCACCGACATGGCGCGACACGCGGAAATCATGGACTCCTtcaaagagaaaatggagaactTCGACTACAGCAACGAGGAGCACATGACCCTG CTGAAGATGATCTTGATCAAGTGCTGTGACATCTCCAACGAGGTCCGCCCCATGGAGGTCGCCGAGCCCTGGGTGGACTGTTTATTAGAAGAGTATTTTATGCAG AGCGACCGCGAGAAGTCCGAAGGCCTCCCCGTGGCCCCGTTCATGGACCGGGACAAAGTGACCAAAGCCACAGCCCAGATCGGGTTCATCAAGTTTGTGCTCATCCCCATGTTTGAGACGGTGACCAAG CTCTTCCCCGTGGTGAAGGAGCTCATGCTGCAGCCGCTCTGGGAGTCCCGGGACCACTACGAGGCCCTGCAGCGCGTGGAGGACGCGGTGTCCGAG ttacagaaaaaaacagagacCCTGATGTCGGGGAATGCTGACAACTCCAGAGACGCGCAGAGACGCGAAAACCCGTGA